A genomic segment from uncultured Marinifilum sp. encodes:
- the ychF gene encoding redox-regulated ATPase YchF, protein MALQCGIVGLPNVGKSTLFNCLSNAKAQSANFPFCTIEPNVGVITIPDDRLIRLSDLVKPERVQPSVMEIVDIAGLVKGASKGEGLGNKFLSNIRETNAIIHVLRCFENDNIVHVDGSVDPIRDKETIDIELQLKDLETVEARLQKAAKLAKIGKNPEAKRLAEVLERYKEALEQGKSARVVELSEADEKVTTDLHLLTTKPILYVCNVDEASVKDGNKHVDAVKEAVKDENAEVLIVGAGIESDIAELETYEEKQMFLEDLGLKEPGVNKLIKAAFRLLNLETYFTAGVKEVRSWTYPKGAKAPQAAGVIHTDFEKGFIRAEVIKFEDFSELGSENACKEAGKMNVEGKEYVVQDGDIMHFRFNV, encoded by the coding sequence ATGGCATTACAGTGTGGAATTGTAGGATTACCAAATGTAGGTAAATCAACCTTGTTTAATTGTTTGTCGAATGCAAAAGCGCAATCGGCTAATTTCCCTTTTTGTACAATAGAACCAAATGTTGGTGTTATTACTATTCCCGACGACCGTTTAATAAGATTGTCGGACTTGGTGAAGCCGGAACGTGTTCAGCCTTCGGTAATGGAAATTGTTGATATTGCAGGTTTGGTAAAAGGTGCGAGTAAGGGTGAAGGTTTAGGAAATAAATTTTTATCGAATATTCGCGAAACAAATGCAATTATACATGTTTTACGTTGTTTCGAGAACGATAATATTGTTCATGTTGATGGTTCTGTTGATCCTATTCGTGATAAAGAAACAATCGATATTGAATTGCAGTTAAAGGATTTGGAAACTGTTGAAGCAAGACTTCAAAAAGCAGCTAAATTGGCTAAAATTGGAAAAAATCCTGAAGCTAAGCGTTTAGCCGAAGTTTTAGAGAGATACAAAGAGGCTTTAGAGCAAGGAAAATCGGCTCGTGTTGTTGAGTTGAGCGAAGCTGATGAGAAAGTGACCACAGACCTTCATTTATTAACAACTAAGCCAATTCTTTATGTTTGTAATGTTGATGAGGCTTCGGTTAAGGATGGAAACAAACATGTTGATGCGGTAAAAGAAGCTGTAAAAGATGAAAATGCAGAAGTATTAATTGTGGGTGCCGGAATTGAATCGGATATCGCCGAGCTTGAAACTTACGAAGAAAAGCAAATGTTTTTAGAAGACTTAGGATTGAAGGAACCTGGAGTCAATAAATTAATAAAAGCTGCTTTTCGACTTCTTAATTTAGAAACTTACTTTACTGCAGGTGTTAAAGAAGTTCGATCATGGACATACCCTAAAGGTGCAAAAGCTCCTCAAGCAGCAGGCGTTATTCATACCGATTTCGAAAAAGGATTTATTCGTGCTGAGGTAATTAAATTTGAAGATTTTTCTGAACTAGGTTCGGAAAATGCTTGTAAAGAAGCAGGAAAAATGAATGTAGAAGGTAAAGAATATGTTGTTCAGGATGGTGATATTATGCACTTCCGATTTAACGTATAA
- a CDS encoding 4'-phosphopantetheinyl transferase superfamily protein has protein sequence MPIYKHIQNNTESDLYIWKITESLEELLQMVNLCDDDSQKFSKFGSESRKKEFLGTRVLIQHCLGAQVQVDNNKHGKPFLLNSNLNLSITHTKSYVAILLSKNHTPALDMEYLSERVYRVASRFLSKTELENISEIDKTLSLYKHWCAKECLIKLFGKKDIHLINELKIHPFESKDKTFTGEICRTDFSEKYTFNYLQFDEYLLVYTIK, from the coding sequence ATGCCAATTTACAAACACATACAAAATAATACTGAATCTGATCTTTACATTTGGAAAATCACCGAATCGCTAGAGGAACTTTTACAAATGGTGAATTTATGTGATGATGACTCTCAGAAATTCAGCAAATTTGGCAGCGAATCCAGAAAAAAGGAATTTCTAGGCACCCGAGTTTTAATTCAGCATTGCTTGGGAGCACAAGTTCAGGTTGACAATAACAAACATGGAAAGCCATTTCTGCTTAATAGCAATTTAAATCTTAGCATAACACATACAAAATCATATGTAGCAATTTTGCTCAGTAAAAATCATACTCCTGCACTGGATATGGAATACCTATCGGAACGAGTTTATAGAGTTGCATCGCGCTTTCTTTCAAAAACAGAATTGGAAAATATTTCTGAGATTGATAAAACCTTAAGTCTGTATAAACATTGGTGTGCCAAAGAATGCCTCATAAAACTCTTTGGCAAAAAAGATATTCACCTAATTAACGAGCTAAAAATTCACCCTTTTGAATCAAAGGATAAAACCTTTACCGGTGAAATTTGCAGAACCGATTTCTCGGAAAAATATACTTTTAACTATTTACAGTTCGATGAATATTTATTGGTATATACAATAAAATAA
- the crcB gene encoding fluoride efflux transporter CrcB: MFRTLLLIGMGGFLGSVSRFLVGQGLHRIFDTVFPIGTMTVNIVGSFIIGVVYSLAERDNLINPEMRMFLAVGFCGGFTTFSSFAFDQLNLLKDNGFLYLSLYMAGSVFLGLLAVYFGTIIHKLF; this comes from the coding sequence ATGTTTCGTACATTATTACTAATAGGAATGGGTGGGTTTTTAGGTAGTGTTTCCCGCTTTTTAGTAGGACAAGGACTTCACCGTATTTTTGATACTGTTTTTCCTATTGGAACAATGACAGTAAATATTGTGGGTAGTTTTATTATTGGTGTAGTATACTCATTGGCCGAACGCGATAATCTAATTAATCCGGAAATGAGAATGTTTTTGGCAGTAGGTTTTTGTGGTGGATTTACTACCTTTTCTTCATTTGCTTTCGATCAACTTAACCTTTTAAAAGACAACGGATTTTTGTATCTTTCTTTATATATGGCTGGAAGCGTGTTTTTAGGACTTTTGGCAGTTTATTTTGGAACTATAATCCACAAATTATTTTAG
- the gldE gene encoding gliding motility-associated protein GldE has protein sequence MVLLLFCSALISGSEVALFSLSPQQVNDIESEENHKNKRLLKLLRLPEQLLATILIGNNFVNVGIVILSSFITNSLVDFSNAPTIGFLVQVVIITFLLLLFGEIIPKVYATQTSVRFSKFMAFPLYYMEKIFRPLSIILIKSTSIVNKRISKKQNISMGDLSHALELTADEITDEMEILEGIVNFGNINVEEIMKSRVDVIALDVRAAFGKVKSTIIDSGYSRIPVYDGTFDNVRGVLYVKDLLPHHHKPNSFRWQSIIRPPYYVPETKKINDLLEEFQTQKNHMAIVVDEYGGTSGIITMEDILEEIIGDITDESDEEKETYTLEKDGSYLFEGKTLLNDFFKIVNLDSETLEDIKGDADTLAGLLLEIKGDIPQKKEAFKYKTYQFIVEAVDNRRIKKIRFIPPKIETKK, from the coding sequence ATGGTACTTCTTTTATTTTGTTCGGCTCTGATATCGGGTTCGGAAGTTGCTTTATTTTCTCTTTCGCCACAACAGGTTAACGATATTGAGTCGGAAGAAAATCATAAAAATAAACGGTTATTAAAATTGCTACGATTGCCAGAACAATTATTAGCCACCATTCTTATAGGCAATAATTTTGTTAATGTGGGTATTGTAATTTTATCGAGCTTTATTACTAATTCATTGGTCGATTTTTCGAATGCTCCTACTATTGGTTTTTTAGTACAAGTAGTAATTATTACATTTTTACTTCTGCTTTTTGGCGAAATAATACCTAAAGTATACGCAACACAAACCTCGGTTCGTTTCTCGAAATTTATGGCTTTTCCACTCTATTATATGGAAAAAATTTTTCGTCCCCTTTCGATAATATTAATAAAATCTACTTCCATAGTAAATAAACGAATTTCAAAAAAGCAGAACATTTCAATGGGAGATCTCTCGCACGCCCTGGAACTTACTGCCGATGAAATTACCGATGAAATGGAAATACTGGAAGGAATCGTAAATTTTGGTAATATTAATGTTGAGGAAATAATGAAATCGAGAGTAGATGTAATTGCTTTAGATGTAAGAGCTGCTTTCGGGAAAGTAAAATCGACCATTATTGATTCGGGATATTCAAGAATTCCTGTTTACGACGGAACTTTCGACAATGTTCGTGGTGTATTGTACGTAAAAGACCTTTTGCCTCATCATCACAAACCAAATTCTTTTCGATGGCAATCTATCATTCGACCTCCCTATTATGTGCCCGAAACAAAAAAAATTAATGACCTTTTAGAAGAATTTCAAACTCAAAAAAATCACATGGCAATTGTTGTTGATGAGTATGGTGGTACTTCGGGCATAATAACCATGGAAGATATTTTAGAAGAAATTATTGGTGATATTACCGATGAATCGGATGAAGAAAAAGAAACTTATACGCTTGAGAAAGATGGATCTTATCTTTTTGAAGGAAAAACTTTATTAAACGATTTCTTTAAAATTGTAAATCTTGATTCTGAAACATTAGAAGATATAAAAGGTGATGCGGATACCTTAGCAGGATTATTACTTGAGATAAAAGGTGATATTCCCCAAAAAAAAGAAGCGTTTAAATATAAAACTTACCAATTTATTGTAGAAGCTGTTGACAATCGAAGGATAAAGAAAATTCGTTTTATTCCTCCAAAAATCGAAACGAAAAAGTAA
- a CDS encoding DUF190 domain-containing protein codes for MKLKGKAKLLRVFVGEADKVYQRPLYEVIVYGAKKYGLAGATVHRGIMSYGASSRIHTSKIFTLSDDLPIIIEIIDSSEKIEGFLHIIELLIEKSGGGGIVTMEQVDVIRYQAKAK; via the coding sequence ATGAAGTTAAAAGGAAAAGCAAAATTGTTGCGTGTTTTTGTTGGAGAAGCCGATAAGGTTTATCAACGTCCTTTATATGAGGTTATTGTTTATGGAGCTAAAAAATACGGATTAGCTGGTGCTACAGTTCACAGGGGAATTATGTCGTATGGTGCCAGTTCCAGAATTCACACTTCAAAAATATTTACATTATCCGATGATCTTCCTATTATTATTGAGATTATCGATTCCAGTGAAAAAATAGAGGGATTTCTTCATATCATTGAATTACTTATCGAGAAATCGGGTGGTGGAGGTATAGTTACGATGGAACAAGTTGATGTAATCCGATATCAGGCCAAAGCCAAATAG
- a CDS encoding alkaline phosphatase family protein, whose amino-acid sequence MNNSIKNLLLISFLILNSIFANAQGTRKIPSEKPKLVVGIVVDHLRPDYYFRYSNLIGDGGFKRLMNQGTYCKNTKFSYLYSQTGPDHATIFTGTPPAYHGIISSGWYNRLSGELNLAKNDANSKLVGVESEEKGKSPKNLLAPTIGDEIKLFNDHSRVIGIGLNSEATLFSSGHAADGAYWMDDLSGKFITSSYYQDTIYNWVNEFNEKKFADFYMDRIWTPYDGENKPTVSDKILGKVGLNSEFYYDLNKEKRTYGYKAIKATPFGNMLVKDFAIASIINENLGRDDDSDFLALTFSCLDYKHRELSPFAPEMVDNFIRLDREIEHFLNFLDEQIGLENVLIFLTADQSANYTPENLQAQNIPNGYFSSYNAMALLKSYLNVMYGNGEWILGYDSQQVYLNRELIEDSKLSLEDMQVKAANFLIQFTGVANTIPANSLIKANYTHGIMQKVQRSFNQKRSGDVMITLEPGWMHKTKDERDEIAQYSYTNQVPLFWFGWKIKRSTITRAVQVEDIVPTISNFLNISIPAGCDGDPIEELTQ is encoded by the coding sequence ATGAACAATTCCATCAAAAACTTATTGTTGATATCATTTCTGATATTAAACTCCATATTTGCTAATGCTCAAGGTACTCGTAAAATACCATCAGAGAAACCTAAACTGGTTGTTGGAATTGTAGTAGATCATTTACGACCCGATTACTATTTTAGATATTCGAATTTAATTGGCGATGGTGGATTTAAACGTTTAATGAATCAGGGAACTTACTGTAAAAATACAAAATTTAGCTATTTGTATTCCCAAACAGGTCCCGATCATGCCACTATTTTTACGGGAACGCCTCCTGCATATCATGGTATTATCTCAAGTGGTTGGTACAATCGTTTATCGGGCGAATTAAATCTTGCAAAAAACGATGCAAACAGTAAATTGGTAGGAGTTGAATCAGAAGAAAAAGGAAAATCGCCTAAAAATTTATTGGCTCCAACCATTGGCGACGAAATAAAATTATTTAACGATCATTCTCGGGTAATTGGTATTGGCTTAAATTCTGAAGCTACATTATTTTCTTCTGGACATGCTGCTGATGGAGCTTACTGGATGGACGATTTATCTGGAAAGTTTATTACCTCATCTTATTATCAGGATACTATTTACAATTGGGTAAATGAATTTAATGAAAAGAAATTCGCCGATTTTTACATGGATCGAATTTGGACACCTTATGATGGAGAAAATAAGCCAACAGTTTCTGATAAAATTCTGGGGAAAGTAGGTTTGAATAGCGAATTTTACTACGATTTAAACAAAGAAAAAAGAACTTACGGATATAAAGCAATTAAGGCAACTCCTTTTGGAAATATGCTGGTAAAAGATTTTGCAATTGCATCTATTATCAATGAAAATTTAGGTCGAGATGATGATTCTGATTTTTTAGCATTAACCTTTTCATGTTTGGATTATAAGCACAGAGAACTTTCTCCTTTTGCTCCCGAAATGGTCGATAACTTTATTAGATTAGATAGAGAAATAGAACATTTTCTTAATTTTTTAGATGAGCAGATAGGCTTGGAGAATGTGTTGATATTTTTAACTGCCGATCAGTCGGCAAATTATACACCCGAAAATTTACAAGCACAAAATATCCCTAATGGATACTTTAGTTCTTACAATGCAATGGCTTTATTAAAGTCGTATTTAAATGTAATGTATGGAAATGGGGAGTGGATTCTGGGATACGATTCGCAACAGGTGTATTTAAATCGTGAATTAATTGAAGACTCGAAACTTTCTCTTGAAGATATGCAGGTTAAAGCGGCGAATTTTTTAATTCAATTTACTGGAGTAGCTAATACAATTCCGGCCAATAGTCTTATTAAGGCAAATTATACTCATGGTATTATGCAAAAAGTACAGCGCTCTTTTAATCAAAAACGCTCGGGTGATGTAATGATAACCCTCGAGCCAGGATGGATGCATAAGACTAAAGATGAAAGAGATGAGATTGCTCAGTATAGTTATACCAATCAGGTTCCTTTGTTTTGGTTTGGCTGGAAAATAAAACGCTCAACAATTACACGAGCAGTTCAGGTAGAGGATATTGTTCCTACCATCTCAAATTTTCTGAATATTTCTATTCCTGCAGGATGCGATGGAGATCCTATTGAGGAGTTAACTCAATAA
- the gldD gene encoding gliding motility lipoprotein GldD yields MKLNNFFLLIALTGLVFTQISCKKKYTPKPKGYYRIDLPGKEYRNLEANYPCTFEILKSVQAKPDHSKGAEPFWLNIEYPAYKATIHLSYKKVTDNIEEYLEDSRKMAYKHSIKADAIGEQTYLNNKDKVYALIYRIKGNAASSLQFVATDSTNHFLRGALYFKEHPNQDSLAPVINYIDKDVVRLIESLKWK; encoded by the coding sequence ATGAAGTTGAATAATTTCTTTTTATTAATTGCTCTTACCGGCCTTGTTTTTACTCAAATATCGTGTAAGAAAAAATATACTCCAAAACCTAAAGGATATTACAGAATTGATTTACCTGGAAAAGAATATAGAAATCTGGAAGCTAATTATCCATGTACTTTCGAAATTTTGAAATCGGTACAAGCTAAACCCGATCATTCTAAAGGAGCAGAACCATTCTGGTTAAACATCGAATATCCTGCCTATAAAGCAACCATTCACCTTAGCTATAAAAAGGTGACAGATAATATAGAAGAATATCTCGAAGATTCAAGAAAAATGGCTTATAAGCATAGTATTAAAGCTGATGCTATTGGCGAGCAAACCTACTTAAATAATAAGGATAAAGTTTATGCTTTAATTTATCGCATTAAAGGAAATGCAGCCTCATCGCTACAGTTCGTAGCCACCGATAGCACTAATCATTTTCTTCGTGGAGCTTTATATTTTAAGGAACATCCAAACCAAGATTCTTTAGCTCCCGTAATTAATTATATCGATAAAGATGTGGTTCGATTAATAGAATCTCTAAAATGGAAATAA
- the ssb gene encoding single-stranded DNA-binding protein — MAVNKVILVGNVGKDPEVKYFDNDVSVCNFPLATSETYTKNGEKVTQTEWHNIVLWRGLAKVAENYVKKGMQLYIEGSLRTRSWDDQDGNKKYITEVMANNMQMLGRKGDNEGTTTQVSSEPAQSTKPANDSAEEETDDLPF; from the coding sequence ATGGCAGTAAATAAAGTAATTCTCGTTGGAAACGTAGGTAAAGATCCTGAAGTAAAATACTTCGATAACGACGTAAGTGTATGTAATTTTCCTTTAGCAACAAGCGAAACTTACACAAAAAATGGTGAAAAAGTTACACAAACAGAGTGGCATAATATTGTACTTTGGCGTGGCTTGGCTAAAGTAGCGGAAAACTACGTTAAAAAAGGCATGCAATTATATATTGAAGGTAGCCTGCGAACTCGTTCATGGGATGATCAGGATGGTAATAAAAAATACATTACAGAAGTAATGGCCAACAATATGCAAATGCTGGGAAGAAAAGGAGACAACGAAGGAACTACTACTCAGGTAAGTTCTGAACCTGCACAAAGCACAAAACCAGCTAACGATTCAGCAGAAGAAGAAACTGATGATCTTCCATTCTAA